One Kiloniellales bacterium genomic window carries:
- a CDS encoding ParB/RepB/Spo0J family partition protein, translating to MASEQRTNLGRGLAALFGEEDQDYADLDRVRASKQVPVGNIHPNPKQPRRHFDTEAIQELANSIRENGILQPIVVRRHPERPSDFEIVAGERRWRAAQLAQLHDVPVIIRELSDQQCLEIALVENVQRQDLNPLEEAAAYERLIQEFEYSQEALAVAVGKSRSHVANTLRLLSLPAGVKTLVADGRISAGHARALLTSTDPEAAAKKVLAEGMSVRQAEDMAREDSGRRKRPKQKKSPPKDPDTAALERDLTALLGMKVTVDFQGEGGRLSIFYRSVEQLDDLLKRFEAPATTA from the coding sequence GTGGCCAGCGAACAAAGAACCAACCTCGGACGCGGTCTTGCCGCCCTGTTCGGCGAAGAGGACCAGGACTACGCCGACCTCGACAGGGTGCGCGCCTCGAAGCAGGTCCCGGTCGGGAACATCCATCCCAATCCGAAACAGCCCCGCCGGCACTTCGATACCGAGGCGATCCAGGAGCTGGCCAACTCGATCCGTGAGAACGGGATCCTGCAGCCGATCGTCGTCCGGCGCCACCCGGAGCGGCCGAGCGATTTCGAGATCGTCGCCGGCGAGCGGCGCTGGCGTGCGGCGCAGCTTGCGCAGCTGCACGACGTGCCGGTCATCATCCGCGAGCTCAGCGACCAGCAGTGCCTGGAAATCGCCCTGGTCGAGAACGTCCAGCGACAGGACCTCAACCCCCTGGAGGAAGCCGCGGCCTACGAGCGGCTGATCCAGGAGTTCGAATACAGCCAGGAAGCCCTGGCCGTGGCGGTCGGCAAGAGCCGCAGCCACGTCGCCAACACGCTACGCCTGCTGTCCCTGCCGGCAGGCGTCAAGACCCTGGTCGCCGACGGCCGGATCAGTGCCGGACACGCCCGAGCCCTCCTCACGTCGACGGACCCCGAGGCGGCCGCGAAGAAGGTGCTCGCCGAGGGCATGAGCGTGCGCCAGGCCGAAGACATGGCGCGCGAGGACAGCGGTCGGCGGAAGCGCCCCAAGCAGAAGAAATCGCCGCCCAAGGATCCCGATACAGCCGCGCTCGAACGGGACCTGACGGCCCTGCTCGGCATGAAGGTCACGGTGGATTTCCAGGGCGAGGGCGGCCGCCTCTCGATCTTCTATCGCTCGGTCGAGCAGCTCGACGATCTCCTCAAGCGATTCGAGGCGCCGGCCACAACAGCGTGA